The following proteins are co-located in the Trichormus variabilis 0441 genome:
- a CDS encoding NAD(P)H-quinone oxidoreductase subunit J, whose translation MADEELKPVPAAAEAIVPSGPTSQWLTENGFAHESLAADKNGVEIIKVEPDFLLPIATALYAYGFNYLQFQGGIDLGPGQDLVSVYHLVKVSDNADKPEEVRVKVFLPRENPVVPSVYWIWKTADWQERESYDMFGIIYEGHPNLKRILMPEDWVGWPLRKDYISPDFYELQDAY comes from the coding sequence GTGGCTGATGAAGAATTAAAACCAGTACCCGCAGCAGCAGAGGCTATAGTTCCATCTGGGCCGACTTCTCAGTGGCTAACGGAAAATGGCTTTGCTCATGAATCCTTGGCGGCTGACAAAAATGGTGTAGAGATAATTAAAGTGGAACCAGATTTTCTGCTTCCCATCGCTACAGCCCTGTATGCTTACGGGTTTAATTATCTTCAGTTTCAAGGCGGTATTGATCTCGGCCCAGGACAGGATTTAGTCAGTGTGTATCACTTGGTGAAAGTGAGTGACAACGCTGATAAGCCTGAAGAAGTCAGAGTGAAGGTGTTTTTACCACGGGAAAATCCTGTAGTACCTTCGGTTTACTGGATTTGGAAAACCGCAGACTGGCAAGAACGCGAATCTTACGATATGTTCGGTATTATCTACGAAGGACACCCCAATTTGAAACGCATTTTGATGCCAGAAGATTGGGTAGGTTGGCCTTTGCGGAAGGATTACATCTCGCCTGATTTCTACGAGTTACAGGACGCTTATTAG
- a CDS encoding NADH dehydrogenase subunit K, with product MVLNSDLTTQDKERIINPIERPTVTQDLSENVILTTVDDLYNWARLSSLWPLLFGTACCFIEFAALIGSRFDFDRFGLIPRSSPRQADLIITAGTITMKMAPQLVRLYEQMPEPKYVIAMGACTITGGMFSVDSPTAVRGVDKLIPVDVYLPGCPPRPEAIIDAIIKLRKKIANDSMQERSLIRQTHRFYSTTHNLKPVAEILTGKYMQSETRFNPPKELTEAIGLPVPPALLTSQTQKEEQKRG from the coding sequence TCATCAACCCCATTGAACGTCCTACAGTCACTCAAGACCTTTCGGAAAACGTTATTTTAACCACGGTTGATGACCTCTACAACTGGGCTAGGCTTTCGAGTCTGTGGCCGTTGTTATTTGGTACTGCTTGCTGCTTTATTGAGTTTGCAGCCCTAATTGGTTCCCGTTTTGACTTTGACCGCTTCGGGTTAATTCCCCGTTCCAGTCCCCGTCAAGCCGATTTGATTATTACAGCTGGAACAATCACCATGAAGATGGCTCCTCAATTGGTGCGTCTTTATGAACAAATGCCCGAACCTAAGTATGTAATTGCGATGGGCGCTTGTACAATTACGGGCGGGATGTTCAGTGTCGATTCACCTACAGCTGTGCGTGGAGTTGACAAGTTAATTCCCGTGGATGTCTACTTACCTGGTTGTCCTCCCCGTCCTGAAGCAATTATCGACGCAATTATTAAGCTGCGGAAGAAGATTGCTAACGATTCCATGCAGGAACGGAGTCTGATTCGCCAAACCCACCGTTTCTACAGCACGACTCATAACTTGAAGCCAGTGGCAGAAATCTTAACTGGTAAGTATATGCAGTCTGAGACTCGCTTCAACCCACCAAAAGAATTGACAGAAGCGATCGGTCTTCCTGTTCCCCCAGCGCTGCTGACATCACAAACACAGAAGGAGGAACAAAAACGTGGCTGA